One Gammaproteobacteria bacterium CG11_big_fil_rev_8_21_14_0_20_46_22 genomic region harbors:
- a CDS encoding amino acid permease: MSQPKNHRLSVFSLVMINVIAIDSLRNLPINAEYGYAIIFFYILGAIGFLIPSALVTAELATHWSETGGPYVWVREAFGKKAGFFAIWLDWIYNVVWFPTILSFIGATAASLFRPDLVNNAYYMVAVIIICFLLATAFNLKGMKVSSRISELGAILGTMLPMAVLVILGFAWLHGHTSRAETTHFLPSLSDAHNMAFLVAVVFSLLGIEMSSIHAGEVKNPAKDYPRALIISCVLIVLSLILASVAIAIVVPPAHLSLVNGLNQAFALFFAHYHLSFLTPVFEVLIMLGGFAGMAAWVIGPTKALMISAQDGSLPKQLAKKNPHGAPKNILFLQAIIVIILSITFILSKSVNSAYWLLSALTAQLAMIYYACIFLAALKLRKSQPERKPEAYRIPGGKWGLSFVCGLGLLTITVALVIGFIPPENIPFGTNASYVITLLIGMAIFTLPAFVIYRFRQRAD; this comes from the coding sequence ATGAGTCAGCCGAAAAATCACCGCTTAAGCGTATTCAGCCTTGTGATGATCAACGTCATCGCAATCGATAGCCTTCGCAACCTACCAATCAATGCTGAATACGGCTACGCCATTATTTTCTTTTACATCCTAGGCGCGATTGGCTTTCTTATTCCTTCCGCACTGGTCACCGCAGAGCTTGCCACACACTGGTCAGAAACCGGCGGGCCCTATGTGTGGGTGCGTGAGGCCTTTGGTAAAAAGGCCGGCTTTTTCGCCATCTGGCTGGATTGGATTTACAACGTAGTCTGGTTTCCGACCATTCTATCGTTTATCGGCGCGACAGCCGCCTCCCTCTTTCGCCCAGATTTAGTGAACAATGCCTACTATATGGTTGCTGTGATCATCATCTGCTTTTTGCTGGCCACCGCGTTTAACCTTAAAGGCATGAAGGTCTCAAGCCGCATCAGTGAGCTCGGCGCCATACTCGGCACCATGCTCCCGATGGCTGTGTTGGTTATCTTAGGCTTTGCTTGGCTACACGGTCACACAAGCCGTGCCGAGACGACACACTTTTTACCCAGCCTGAGTGATGCGCACAATATGGCCTTTTTGGTCGCGGTAGTCTTTAGTTTGCTCGGCATTGAAATGTCATCGATTCACGCCGGTGAAGTGAAAAATCCTGCAAAAGATTACCCGCGCGCACTGATCATTTCTTGCGTCTTGATTGTTCTGAGCCTGATCTTAGCCTCTGTGGCCATCGCCATTGTTGTGCCACCGGCGCACCTAAGCCTGGTTAACGGATTGAACCAAGCTTTTGCGCTGTTCTTTGCCCATTACCACCTAAGCTTTCTAACACCCGTGTTTGAAGTGTTGATCATGCTGGGTGGTTTTGCCGGCATGGCCGCCTGGGTGATTGGCCCGACCAAAGCACTGATGATCAGCGCACAAGATGGCAGCCTACCCAAACAACTAGCCAAGAAGAATCCTCATGGCGCGCCAAAAAATATTCTTTTTTTACAAGCTATTATTGTCATTATATTAAGCATTACTTTTATATTATCCAAAAGCGTCAATAGTGCTTATTGGCTACTGTCCGCACTGACCGCGCAGCTTGCGATGATCTATTACGCCTGCATTTTCTTAGCGGCACTGAAACTTCGCAAAAGCCAGCCCGAGCGAAAGCCCGAAGCCTATCGCATCCCAGGCGGCAAATGGGGCCTTAGCTTTGTGTGTGGATTGGGATTACTGACCATCACCGTCGCTTTAGTGATTGGCTTTATTCCGCCGGAAAACATCCCTTTTGGCACGAATGCCAGCTACGTGATCACCCTGTTGATTGGCATGGCGATTTTCACGCTACCGGCGTTTGTGATTTATCGGTTTAGACAGCGCGCCGATTAA